The Pseudoxanthomonas suwonensis sequence AAATCGCCGCCGCCGCGGGCTTCGCGTCCCGCCGGCCCGCGCGGCGGATTCCACGATCCGCACGCCGCGCGCGAGGCCGACCGCTACGCCAATCCCATCGCCAGCCGCGAGGCGATCCTGGCGGCGCTGGAGGCGGCCGAGGGGCCGCAGAATGCGGAGGATCTGGCGCGGATCCTGGGTCTGACCGAGCCGGAACGCTTCGATGCGCTGGGCAAGCGCCTGGGCGCGATGGTCCGCGACGGCCAGCTGGTGCAGAACCGCCGCGGCGGCTTCGCCCCGGTGGAGGCGACCGACCTGATCGCCGGCACGGTCATCGCCAATCCCAACGGTTTCGGCTTCCTGCGTCCCGACGCGGGCGGCGGCGACGACCTGTTCCTGCCGCCGTACGAGATGCGTAAGGCCATGCACGGCGACCGCGTGCTGGCCAACGTCACCGGCATCGACCGCAGCGGCCGTCGCGAGGGCAGCATCGCCCGCGTGCTCGAGCGCAGGGTGAACCGGCTGATCGGCCGCTTCGGCAGCGAGGCCGGGATCAGCTTCGTGGTCCCGGACGACAAGCGCCTGCAGCGCAACGTGCAGGTGCCGCCGGACGGCACCGGCGGGGCGCGCGACGGCCAGCTGGTGGTCTGCGAGCTGGTCCAGGCGCCGGACGCTCGGCGCCCGCCGATCGGCAAGGTGATCGCGGTGCTGGGCGACAGCCTGACCCCGTCGCTGGTGGTCGAGGCCGCGATCCATGGCCACGACCTGCCGCACGAATTCCCGCCGGCGGTGCTGGACGAGGCCACGGCGGTGCCGCTGACGGTGGAGCCGTCGATGATCGGCGAGCGCGTCGATCTGCGCGCCACGCCGCTGGTGACCATCGACGGCGAGGACGCCAAGGACTTCGACGACGCGGTCTACTGCGAGGCCAACCGCAATGGCTTCCGTCTGGTGGTGGCCATCGCCGACGTGTCGCACTACGTGCGCCCGGGCACGCCGCTGGACGAGGAGGCGCAGAAGCGCGCCACCTCGGTCTATTTCCCCGGCTACGTGGTGCCGATGCTGCCGGAGACGCTGTCCAACGGCATCTGCTCGCTGAACCCGAAGGTCGACCGCATGTGCTTCGTCTGCGACATGCAGGTGGACCACGAGGGCGAGGTGACCCGCTCGAAGTTCTACGAGGCGGTGATGAATTCGCACGCGCGCCTGACCTACACCCAGGTGTGGCAGGCGGTGGGCGAGGACGATGCCGATGCCAGGGCGCTGCTCGGGCCGGTGCTGCCGCATGTGCAGCGCCTGCACCAGCTGTACCAGGTGCTGGCCAAGGCCCGCGCACGGCGCGGCGCGATCGAGTTCGAGACCTCCGAGGTCCGCTTCGTGCTCGACAACCGCGGCGAGGTCACCCAGGCCGGGATGCTGGTGCGCAACGATGCGCACAAGCTGATCGAGGAGTGCATGATCGCGGCGAACGTGGAAGCGGCCCGGTATCTGCTCAAGGCGCACATCCCCGCGCCGTACCGCATCCACGAGAAGCCGCCGGAGGCCAAGTACGCCGACCTGCTGGAATTCCTCAAGGAGTTCAAGCTGAGCATGCCGGCCTGGAACAAGGTCCAGCCTGGCGACTACACCCGCCTGCTGAAGAAGGTGCGCGAACGTCCCGACGCGGCGCTGCTGGAGTCGGTGCTGCTGCGCAGCCAGAGCCTGGCGGTGTATTCGCCGGACAACGCCGGCCACTTCGGCCTGGCGCTGGACGCCTACGCGCACTTCACCTCGCCGATCCGGCGCTACCCGGACCTGCTGGTGCACCGGGCGATCAAGCACGGGCTGTCGAAGCAGAAGCCGGAGGCCTTCCGCTACGCGCCGCGCGACATGGCGGCGCTGGCCCTGCAGTGCTCCGAGCGCGAGCGCCGCGCCGACGAGGCCGAGCGCGAGGTCGACGAGCGCTACCGCGCGGCGTGGATGGAACAGCACGTAGGCGGCCAGTTCGACGGCGTCATCAGCGGCGTGACCAGCTTCGGCCTGTTCGTCGAGCTGGACGGGTCCAAGGTCAACGGCCTGGTCCACGTGACCCAGCTGCCGCACGATTACTACCACTTCGATCCGCTGCGCAAGACGCTGGCGGGCGAGCGGCGCGGCATGCAGTTCCGGCTCGGTGATCGGGTCCGGATCGTGGTGCTCAAGGCCAGCCTGGAGGACCGCAAGATCGATTTCCGCCTGGTCGATGACAAGGGCGGCGCCGGAGGGCCGCCGCCACCGCCGCCGCGCGGCCAGCCGGCCAAGCGCAAGAAGCAGCCCTACTGATGGCCGTGCCGGTGCATACCGGCGGCTGCCAGTGCGGCGCGGTGCGCTTCCGCGTCGCCGGCGAACTGAAGGACGCCTCGATCTGCCATTGCCGGATGTGCCAGAAGGCGTTCGGCGCCTACTACGCGCCGCTGGTCTCCACCCGCGGCGCGGTCCTGGAATGGATCCGCGGCGAACCGAAGCGCTTCCAGTCCTCCAACCTGGTCCGGCGCGGCTTCTGCGCCGATTGCGGTACGCCGCTGACCTACGAGGCGCCGGACGGGGTGGCGCTGGCGGCCGGTGCGTTCGACGACCCGGCCGCGCTGGCGCCGTGGATCCAGTACGGCGTGGAGGGGAAGCTGCCCTGGGTGGACGGCCTGGCGGCCCTGCCGGCGCGGCGGACCGAGGAGGACGAGGCGGC is a genomic window containing:
- the rnr gene encoding ribonuclease R: MKKPGNRGGKAAGGDSRKGAPGGKPGQGEARSGGKPGTARSGKAGGQRQAAPKLPPWMPEPPPAAGRAAKSPPPRASRPAGPRGGFHDPHAAREADRYANPIASREAILAALEAAEGPQNAEDLARILGLTEPERFDALGKRLGAMVRDGQLVQNRRGGFAPVEATDLIAGTVIANPNGFGFLRPDAGGGDDLFLPPYEMRKAMHGDRVLANVTGIDRSGRREGSIARVLERRVNRLIGRFGSEAGISFVVPDDKRLQRNVQVPPDGTGGARDGQLVVCELVQAPDARRPPIGKVIAVLGDSLTPSLVVEAAIHGHDLPHEFPPAVLDEATAVPLTVEPSMIGERVDLRATPLVTIDGEDAKDFDDAVYCEANRNGFRLVVAIADVSHYVRPGTPLDEEAQKRATSVYFPGYVVPMLPETLSNGICSLNPKVDRMCFVCDMQVDHEGEVTRSKFYEAVMNSHARLTYTQVWQAVGEDDADARALLGPVLPHVQRLHQLYQVLAKARARRGAIEFETSEVRFVLDNRGEVTQAGMLVRNDAHKLIEECMIAANVEAARYLLKAHIPAPYRIHEKPPEAKYADLLEFLKEFKLSMPAWNKVQPGDYTRLLKKVRERPDAALLESVLLRSQSLAVYSPDNAGHFGLALDAYAHFTSPIRRYPDLLVHRAIKHGLSKQKPEAFRYAPRDMAALALQCSERERRADEAEREVDERYRAAWMEQHVGGQFDGVISGVTSFGLFVELDGSKVNGLVHVTQLPHDYYHFDPLRKTLAGERRGMQFRLGDRVRIVVLKASLEDRKIDFRLVDDKGGAGGPPPPPPRGQPAKRKKQPY
- a CDS encoding GFA family protein — encoded protein: MAVPVHTGGCQCGAVRFRVAGELKDASICHCRMCQKAFGAYYAPLVSTRGAVLEWIRGEPKRFQSSNLVRRGFCADCGTPLTYEAPDGVALAAGAFDDPAALAPWIQYGVEGKLPWVDGLAALPARRTEEDEAAAGFLARIVSFQHPDRDTTGWPPEG